A single window of Streptomyces cathayae DNA harbors:
- the cpaB gene encoding Flp pilus assembly protein CpaB, protein MNSRQRRGVILLLLSILCALAAFAGVLSVIDDVESKVGPEVTAYRLKSDVAPYTPLSTGQFEKIEMPERWLSENAVTDLGDIRGKIAVTTLREGSLLQSDMIVNQPALQPGQQEVAIMIDAATGVAGKITPGSSVNVYATFEGEREGAPAQSKIIVTNAKVLDVGRITALEPDEGDRGRQPTDAVPITFALSTIDAQRITYAESFAQRVRLALVAPGGDTTVPEQDRTYELAKDK, encoded by the coding sequence ATGAACTCCCGTCAGCGCCGCGGCGTGATACTCCTGCTCCTGTCGATCCTGTGCGCCCTCGCCGCGTTCGCCGGCGTGCTCTCCGTCATCGACGACGTGGAGTCCAAGGTCGGCCCCGAAGTCACCGCGTACCGGCTGAAATCCGACGTGGCGCCCTACACGCCGCTCAGTACGGGCCAGTTCGAGAAGATCGAGATGCCCGAGCGCTGGCTGTCGGAGAACGCGGTCACCGATCTCGGCGACATCCGGGGCAAGATCGCCGTCACCACGCTGCGCGAGGGCTCCCTGCTGCAGAGCGACATGATCGTGAACCAGCCCGCCCTGCAACCGGGGCAGCAGGAGGTCGCCATCATGATCGACGCGGCCACCGGCGTCGCCGGCAAGATCACACCGGGCTCGTCGGTCAACGTCTACGCCACCTTCGAGGGGGAGCGCGAGGGCGCGCCCGCCCAGTCCAAGATCATCGTGACCAACGCCAAGGTCCTCGACGTCGGCCGGATCACCGCGCTCGAACCCGACGAGGGCGACCGCGGCCGGCAGCCCACGGACGCCGTCCCGATCACTTTCGCGCTGTCCACCATCGACGCCCAGCGCATCACCTACGCCGAGTCGTTCGCCCAACGGGTCAGGCTCGCGCTCGTCGCGCCCGGCGGCGACACCACGGTCCCCGAGCAGGACCGTACGTACGAACTCGCGAAGGACAAGTGA
- a CDS encoding chitinase has product MDRTPATKERRSSRGSGRLWAGTLVSALALTLPLAGAGQAAAADVNNVKNGGFEAGLSNWTCSANSGTTVSSPVHGGTAALKATPAGQDNARCTQTVAVRPDSTYSLSTWVRGGYAYLGVTGTGTTDVSTWTPDSTSWKQLTTSFRTGSATTSVTVYTHGWYGQQAYYADDLSVFGPDGGGGGDPEPTVPATPGGLGVSGTTSSSVSLAWNAVSGATGYTVYRDGTRVTAVSGTSATVSGLAASTSYSFQVAATNAAGESAKSTAVTARTRENGGGNNGLPRHAVTGYWQNFNNGAAVQRISDVPAQYDIIAVAFADATGTPGAVTFNLDTAGLNGYTVTQFKADVRAKQAAGKKVVISVGGELGTVAVNNPTSATNFANSVYAVMQEYGFDGVDIDLENGLDATYMTQALRSLSAKAGPDMILTMAPQTIDMQSTSNSYFRTALNVKDILTVVNMQYYNSGSMLGCDGKVYSQGSVDFLTALACIQLEGGLDPSQVGLGLPASTRGAGSGYVSPSVVNNALDCLTRGTHCGTFKPSRTYPSLRGAMTWSTNWDATAGNAWSTAVGPHVHALP; this is encoded by the coding sequence GTGGACCGCACACCGGCTACGAAAGAACGCAGAAGCAGCAGAGGCAGCGGCCGCCTCTGGGCGGGCACCCTCGTCTCCGCCCTGGCTCTCACCCTCCCCCTCGCGGGCGCGGGCCAGGCGGCCGCGGCGGACGTCAACAACGTCAAGAACGGCGGCTTCGAGGCGGGCCTGAGCAACTGGACCTGCTCGGCGAACAGCGGGACGACCGTCTCGTCCCCCGTGCACGGAGGTACGGCCGCGCTCAAGGCCACGCCCGCCGGGCAGGACAACGCCCGCTGCACGCAGACCGTCGCGGTGCGGCCCGACTCCACGTACTCCCTGAGCACCTGGGTGCGGGGCGGCTACGCCTACCTGGGCGTGACCGGCACCGGCACCACGGACGTGTCCACCTGGACCCCGGACTCGACCAGCTGGAAGCAGCTGACGACGAGCTTCCGGACCGGCTCCGCGACCACCTCGGTGACGGTCTACACCCACGGCTGGTACGGGCAGCAGGCCTACTACGCGGACGACCTGTCGGTCTTCGGCCCCGACGGGGGCGGGGGCGGTGACCCGGAGCCCACGGTCCCGGCCACGCCGGGCGGCCTCGGAGTCTCCGGCACGACGTCCTCGTCGGTGTCCCTGGCGTGGAACGCGGTCTCGGGCGCGACCGGTTACACCGTCTACCGCGACGGTACGAGGGTGACGGCGGTGTCGGGCACGTCGGCGACGGTGTCCGGCCTCGCGGCCTCGACGTCGTACTCCTTCCAGGTGGCCGCCACCAACGCGGCGGGCGAGTCGGCGAAGTCGACGGCGGTGACGGCCCGGACGAGGGAGAACGGCGGCGGAAACAACGGTCTGCCCAGACACGCGGTGACCGGCTACTGGCAGAACTTCAACAACGGCGCGGCGGTGCAGCGCATCTCGGACGTCCCGGCCCAGTACGACATCATCGCGGTCGCCTTCGCGGACGCGACGGGCACACCGGGAGCGGTTACCTTCAACCTGGACACGGCCGGCCTGAACGGCTACACCGTCACTCAGTTCAAGGCGGACGTGCGGGCCAAGCAGGCGGCCGGCAAGAAGGTCGTCATCTCGGTGGGCGGTGAACTGGGCACCGTGGCGGTGAACAACCCCACCTCCGCGACGAACTTCGCGAACTCCGTGTACGCCGTGATGCAGGAGTACGGCTTCGACGGCGTCGACATCGACCTGGAGAACGGCCTCGACGCGACCTATATGACGCAGGCGCTGCGGTCGCTGTCCGCGAAGGCCGGCCCGGACATGATCCTGACGATGGCCCCGCAGACCATCGACATGCAGTCCACGTCCAACTCCTACTTCCGGACCGCGCTGAACGTGAAGGACATCCTCACGGTCGTCAACATGCAGTACTACAACAGCGGTTCGATGCTGGGCTGCGACGGCAAGGTCTACAGCCAGGGCTCGGTGGACTTCCTGACCGCGCTGGCCTGCATCCAGCTGGAGGGCGGCCTCGACCCGTCCCAGGTGGGCCTCGGCCTCCCGGCCTCCACCCGCGGCGCGGGCAGCGGCTACGTCTCCCCGAGCGTGGTGAACAACGCCCTGGACTGCCTGACGCGCGGCACCCACTGCGGCACCTTCAAGCCCTCCAGGACCTACCCGAGCCTGCGCGGCGCCATGACCTGGTCCACCAACTGGGACGCCACCGCCGGCAACGCCTGGTCCACCGCGGTCGGACCGCACGTCCACGCCCTGCCGTGA
- a CDS encoding MFS transporter gives MEQVTQRQKTPRKAAMASLLGSTLEYYDFFIYGAAAALVFNHLFFPDVSPAVGLIASFATFGVGYVARPLGGLVFGHFGDRIGRKRALLGCLVLMGVSSFLIGCLPTYDSAGVLAPIGLTILRLLQGFSAGAESAGAATLTVEHSSNERRGFFSSFLSVGIAAGNVLATLVFIPVAALPDEALYSWGWRVPFWLSAVVVLIAYLVRTRLEETPVFQEIAEDDEVRSLPAKDVLRYQSGSVVRVAGATMLAMMQSLSTVFVLAYATQEVGVERSTMLIISAVAVSLMMFTSPAAAHLSDRFGRRPVTLTASIGCGVTIVPYLWIVSTGNVPGIAVMTIVFMALLYACREGVWPAFYAEQFAAPVRYSGMAMGNQLGNVIAGFAPLIATALLWDGPLGWLPVAGFGVVVAIVSGTAVYFMRETAGLSTEELDAPYEQARAARREPAAVPVA, from the coding sequence ATGGAGCAGGTCACGCAGAGACAGAAGACGCCACGCAAGGCCGCGATGGCGTCACTGTTGGGCAGCACGCTCGAGTACTACGACTTCTTCATCTACGGCGCCGCGGCTGCGCTGGTCTTCAACCACCTGTTCTTCCCCGACGTGAGCCCGGCTGTCGGCCTGATCGCCTCGTTCGCGACGTTCGGCGTGGGATACGTCGCACGACCGCTCGGCGGCCTGGTGTTCGGTCACTTCGGCGACAGGATCGGCCGCAAGCGGGCGTTGCTCGGGTGCCTGGTCCTGATGGGCGTGAGCTCCTTCCTGATCGGCTGCCTGCCCACCTACGACTCCGCCGGGGTTCTGGCCCCGATCGGGCTGACGATCCTGCGGCTGCTCCAGGGCTTCTCGGCCGGGGCGGAATCGGCCGGTGCGGCGACGCTGACCGTCGAGCACTCCTCGAACGAACGTCGCGGCTTCTTCAGCAGCTTCCTCTCGGTCGGCATCGCGGCGGGCAACGTGCTGGCGACCCTGGTGTTCATCCCGGTCGCGGCGCTGCCGGACGAGGCGTTGTACAGCTGGGGATGGCGGGTGCCCTTCTGGCTCTCGGCGGTCGTCGTCCTGATCGCCTACCTGGTGCGTACCCGCCTGGAGGAGACCCCGGTCTTCCAGGAGATAGCCGAGGACGACGAGGTGCGCAGCCTGCCGGCGAAGGACGTGCTGCGCTACCAGTCCGGGTCGGTCGTGCGCGTCGCGGGCGCGACGATGCTGGCCATGATGCAGTCGCTGTCGACGGTGTTCGTCCTGGCCTACGCGACGCAGGAGGTCGGCGTGGAGCGGTCGACGATGCTGATCATCAGCGCGGTGGCGGTCTCCCTGATGATGTTCACGTCGCCTGCCGCGGCTCATCTGTCCGACCGGTTCGGCCGGCGGCCGGTGACTCTCACCGCCTCGATCGGCTGCGGGGTGACGATCGTCCCCTACCTGTGGATCGTCTCGACCGGCAACGTTCCGGGCATCGCCGTCATGACGATCGTGTTCATGGCGCTGCTCTACGCCTGCCGTGAGGGCGTGTGGCCGGCCTTCTACGCCGAGCAGTTCGCGGCCCCGGTCCGCTACTCCGGCATGGCGATGGGCAACCAGCTGGGCAATGTGATCGCCGGATTCGCGCCGCTGATCGCCACCGCCCTGCTCTGGGACGGACCGCTGGGGTGGCTGCCCGTGGCGGGGTTCGGCGTCGTCGTGGCCATCGTCTCGGGTACCGCGGTCTACTTCATGCGCGAGACGGCCGGGCTCTCGACCGAGGAGCTCGACGCGCCGTACGAGCAGGCGCGGGCCGCACGGCGTGAGCCGGCGGCCGTCCCTGTCGCCTGA
- a CDS encoding AAA family ATPase produces the protein MPTRILPAVGDADAARSVTTLLSQLPDAEPVPPVADSTQLVDTLARLAAESVDELPEVVVVHERIGPVPALELIREVALRFPAVGVILVTSDASPGLFQAAMDYGARGLVALPLSYEELASRVHAVAQWSSGVRRHLGSGGDVFTGAGGTVVTVSGAKGGVGTTLTAIQLALAAQASGRSTALVDMDLQTGDVASFLDVQFRRSVVDLATISDISPRVLADAVFRHDTGLTLLLAPGEGERGEDVTDRAARHIVGALRSRYEVVVIDTGAQLGGAGAAAVETADTALLVTTPDVVSVRGAKRTVRMWDRLQIRKAEETTVVVNRHTRSTEIQPPLIQKITGTAVAATVIPAHFKELQGVVDAGRVHELESKSTVKQALWGLAGELGLVKPAEGAHKAGRLRGDRLRGDRGAVSIRRRKDGGG, from the coding sequence ATGCCCACGAGGATCCTCCCGGCAGTCGGTGACGCGGACGCCGCCCGGTCCGTCACCACCCTGCTCAGCCAGCTCCCGGACGCCGAGCCGGTGCCCCCGGTGGCCGACTCCACCCAGCTCGTCGACACCCTCGCGCGCCTGGCCGCCGAGTCGGTCGACGAGCTGCCCGAGGTCGTGGTCGTGCACGAGCGGATCGGCCCGGTCCCCGCGCTGGAACTGATCCGCGAGGTGGCCCTGCGCTTCCCCGCCGTCGGCGTCATCCTCGTCACCTCCGACGCGAGCCCCGGCCTCTTCCAGGCCGCCATGGACTACGGCGCCCGCGGCTTGGTCGCCCTGCCGCTCAGCTACGAGGAACTCGCCAGCCGCGTCCACGCGGTCGCCCAGTGGTCGTCCGGTGTGCGCCGTCATCTGGGCTCCGGCGGCGACGTGTTCACCGGAGCCGGCGGCACGGTCGTCACCGTCAGCGGTGCCAAGGGCGGGGTGGGCACCACCCTGACGGCGATCCAGCTCGCCCTCGCCGCCCAGGCGTCCGGGCGCAGCACCGCCCTGGTCGACATGGACCTCCAGACCGGCGACGTCGCCTCCTTCCTGGACGTCCAGTTCCGCCGGTCCGTCGTGGACCTCGCGACGATCAGCGACATCTCCCCGCGGGTCCTGGCCGACGCCGTCTTCCGTCACGACACCGGCCTCACCCTGCTCCTCGCCCCCGGCGAGGGCGAACGCGGCGAGGACGTCACCGACCGCGCCGCCCGCCACATCGTCGGCGCCCTGCGCTCCCGCTACGAGGTCGTCGTCATCGACACCGGCGCCCAGCTCGGCGGAGCCGGCGCGGCGGCCGTCGAGACCGCCGACACGGCGCTCCTGGTCACCACCCCCGACGTGGTGTCCGTCCGGGGCGCCAAACGGACGGTACGGATGTGGGACCGGCTGCAGATCCGCAAGGCGGAGGAGACCACGGTCGTCGTCAACCGCCACACCCGGAGTACGGAGATCCAGCCCCCGCTCATCCAGAAGATCACCGGCACCGCGGTCGCGGCCACCGTGATCCCGGCCCACTTCAAGGAACTGCAGGGGGTCGTCGACGCGGGCCGGGTCCACGAACTGGAGAGCAAGAGCACGGTGAAACAGGCCCTGTGGGGCCTGGCCGGAGAACTCGGCCTGGTCAAACCCGCCGAGGGCGCCCACAAGGCCGGACGGCTGCGCGGCGACCGGCTGCGCGGCGACCGGGGAGCCGTGAGCATCCGACGGCGCAAGGACGGAGGGGGATGA
- a CDS encoding pilus assembly protein, with amino-acid sequence MKREEKHADGGGDRSGDRGQVTIEFLGMIPTILVTLVVLWQLVLVGYTFTLAGNAADEAVRAATAADPGARQGACRAAGLEKLPGAWEGAATVNCGTGGGYVTADVTLRVPVLFPGTADFPFEVKGHAGAVEEEVGD; translated from the coding sequence ATGAAGAGGGAGGAGAAGCACGCCGATGGGGGCGGGGACCGGAGCGGGGACCGGGGTCAGGTCACCATCGAGTTCCTCGGCATGATCCCGACGATCCTCGTGACGCTGGTGGTGCTGTGGCAACTCGTCCTCGTGGGATACACGTTCACCCTCGCGGGGAATGCTGCGGACGAGGCGGTACGGGCGGCCACCGCCGCGGATCCGGGCGCGCGCCAGGGCGCCTGCCGGGCGGCGGGGCTGGAGAAGCTGCCCGGCGCCTGGGAGGGAGCGGCGACGGTGAACTGCGGGACCGGGGGCGGCTATGTCACCGCCGACGTGACGCTGCGCGTCCCCGTCCTCTTCCCGGGCACCGCCGACTTCCCCTTCGAGGTGAAGGGCCACGCGGGCGCGGTGGAGGAGGAGGTGGGGGACTGA